A portion of the Sandaracinobacteroides saxicola genome contains these proteins:
- a CDS encoding N-acetylmuramoyl-L-alanine amidase, with protein MKIAMLLRLLFVLIVAVAPALAQQSRPVVATGLSVAGSAREVTVTVPLSRPLAAPPRAFALPQPMRWAVDLSGASASRIEAGGAGTVKAARVGQFDADIVRVVIDLSAPMRIVKAEQDAKNRLLLTLAPIDAAGFRGLVSRGRNPIPGFTGPAVGAPAAGRLEEVEAILTEQLRAQEAAGKAVAKPVIAPAAPRPAAGKPPATAAPPPAPPSPVVAPPTEAAAAAPRPRGRDGRKPLVVIDPGHGGKDVGAISVNGGYEKTVTLAIAQAAKRAIERDGRLRVRLTRDDDRFLTLGQRQRLARDWGADLFISVHADSAPNAAARGASVYTLSEVASDAQAARLAAKENNADAIAGVTLRGQDRETTGLLIDLAQRDSMNASVDFAQGLQAALEPEGVRFRSRFHHFAGFAVLKNVGVPAVLLETGYLSNAEDSDYLFDRDGQRAVAAGIARAAAEFLTGTQVARR; from the coding sequence ATGAAGATCGCGATGCTGTTGCGCCTGCTGTTCGTGCTGATTGTCGCGGTCGCGCCTGCGTTGGCGCAACAGTCGCGCCCGGTGGTGGCCACCGGCCTGTCGGTGGCGGGCAGTGCCCGGGAGGTGACGGTGACCGTGCCGCTGTCGCGGCCGCTCGCTGCGCCGCCAAGGGCGTTTGCCTTGCCGCAGCCGATGCGCTGGGCGGTCGATCTGTCGGGCGCGTCGGCCAGCCGGATCGAAGCCGGGGGTGCCGGCACGGTGAAGGCGGCGCGGGTGGGGCAGTTCGATGCGGACATTGTTCGCGTGGTGATCGACCTGTCCGCGCCGATGCGAATCGTGAAGGCAGAGCAGGACGCGAAAAATCGCCTGCTGCTGACGCTGGCGCCCATTGATGCGGCGGGGTTTCGCGGGCTGGTGTCGCGCGGGCGCAACCCGATTCCCGGCTTTACCGGGCCGGCGGTCGGCGCGCCGGCGGCCGGTCGGCTGGAGGAGGTGGAGGCGATCCTGACCGAACAGCTGCGGGCGCAGGAGGCCGCGGGGAAGGCGGTGGCGAAACCGGTGATCGCGCCGGCCGCGCCCCGGCCCGCCGCCGGAAAGCCGCCGGCGACCGCGGCGCCGCCACCGGCACCGCCGTCACCCGTCGTGGCGCCACCCACGGAGGCGGCGGCCGCCGCCCCCCGCCCGCGCGGGCGCGACGGGCGCAAGCCGCTGGTCGTGATCGACCCCGGTCATGGCGGCAAGGATGTCGGCGCCATCTCGGTAAACGGGGGTTATGAGAAGACCGTGACGCTGGCGATCGCGCAGGCGGCGAAGCGCGCGATCGAACGCGATGGCCGGCTGCGGGTGCGGCTGACGCGCGATGACGACCGGTTCCTGACGCTGGGGCAGCGGCAGCGGCTGGCGCGCGACTGGGGCGCCGACCTGTTCATCAGTGTGCACGCCGACAGCGCGCCCAACGCGGCGGCGCGCGGGGCGAGCGTCTATACCCTGTCCGAGGTCGCGTCCGACGCGCAGGCGGCGCGGCTGGCGGCGAAGGAGAACAACGCCGATGCCATCGCCGGCGTGACGCTGCGCGGGCAGGACCGGGAGACCACCGGGCTGCTGATCGACCTGGCACAGCGCGATTCGATGAATGCCAGCGTGGATTTCGCGCAGGGGTTGCAGGCGGCGCTGGAGCCGGAAGGCGTGCGCTTCCGCAGCCGGTTCCACCATTTCGCCGGCTTTGCGGTGCTGAAGAATGTCGGCGTGCCCGCCGTGTTGCTGGAAACCGGTTACCTGTCGAATGCGGAGGACAGCGACTATCTGTTCGACCGGGATGGCCAGCGGGCGGTGGCGGCGGGAATCGCGCGGGCGGCGGCGGAGTTCCTGACGGGCACTCAGGTCGCCAGACGCTGA
- the gatC gene encoding Asp-tRNA(Asn)/Glu-tRNA(Gln) amidotransferase subunit GatC: MAVDEKIVRRVAGLARIALRDDEVAPLVSELNKIMGWIDQLAAVDTAGVEPMTAVIPKTAPWREDVVSDGGVRDAVLANAPAASHGYFAVPKVIE, encoded by the coding sequence ATGGCAGTTGATGAGAAAATCGTGCGGCGGGTGGCCGGGCTGGCGCGCATTGCCCTGCGCGACGACGAGGTGGCGCCGCTGGTCAGCGAATTGAACAAGATCATGGGCTGGATCGACCAGCTGGCGGCGGTGGATACCGCGGGCGTGGAGCCGATGACCGCGGTGATCCCGAAGACCGCGCCGTGGCGGGAGGATGTGGTCAGCGACGGCGGGGTGCGTGACGCGGTGCTGGCGAACGCGCCGGCGGCGAGCCACGGCTATTTCGCGGTGCCGAAGGTGATCGAATAA
- a CDS encoding RES family NAD+ phosphorylase — protein MTLPFIRFSGLVFRAHHPGWAHQPLSGDGARQWGGRFNPPGMAALYTSLRFETAWLEAQQGFAFKAQPMTLCAYRVDCAHVLDLTDAATLTALDIDAATLACPWEGLLSRRAPVPSHDLAKRLAAQRTAGIIVPSHAAGATPRDRNLVFWRWGKAPHSLTLIDDYQRLAT, from the coding sequence GTGACGCTGCCCTTCATCCGCTTCTCCGGGCTGGTCTTCCGCGCCCACCATCCCGGCTGGGCGCATCAGCCGCTCTCCGGCGACGGCGCGCGGCAATGGGGCGGTCGCTTCAACCCGCCCGGCATGGCGGCGCTCTACACCTCGCTGCGCTTCGAAACGGCGTGGCTGGAGGCGCAGCAGGGCTTTGCCTTCAAGGCGCAGCCGATGACGCTGTGCGCCTATCGTGTCGATTGCGCCCATGTCCTGGACCTGACCGACGCCGCGACGCTCACCGCGCTCGACATCGATGCCGCCACCCTCGCCTGCCCCTGGGAAGGCCTGCTGTCTCGGCGCGCCCCCGTCCCCAGCCATGATCTGGCGAAGCGGCTGGCGGCGCAACGCACGGCCGGCATCATCGTGCCCAGCCACGCCGCTGGTGCAACTCCCCGCGATCGCAACCTCGTCTTCTGGCGCTGGGGCAAGGCGCCCCACAGTTTGACCCTGATCGACGATTATCAGCGTCTGGCGACCTGA
- a CDS encoding TPM domain-containing protein gives MQLSADDHARVRAAIKAAEATTSGEIFAILTQERHRYTGFALSVAAFIAFVLPFAAVALGFGPAAWLAVVRDAGWLAGDADLADRRAIELYAALQLALFVGIAALLWLTPLSQRLAPRFLRHDRVHELALRQFLAKGIHLTEGRTGVLLFVSVADRISEVVADKGIYEKVPPETWAETNEALLRGLRAGDPARAFEEAIAIAGAVLAAHFPPCPKNPNELDDRLIEL, from the coding sequence ATGCAGCTGAGCGCCGATGACCATGCCCGGGTGCGCGCCGCCATCAAGGCGGCGGAGGCGACGACGTCGGGCGAGATTTTCGCCATTCTGACGCAGGAGCGGCATCGCTACACCGGGTTCGCGCTGTCGGTGGCGGCGTTCATCGCGTTCGTGCTGCCGTTCGCGGCGGTGGCGCTGGGGTTCGGCCCGGCGGCCTGGCTGGCGGTGGTGCGGGATGCCGGCTGGCTGGCGGGAGACGCCGACCTGGCCGACCGGCGCGCCATCGAGCTGTATGCCGCGCTGCAACTGGCGCTGTTCGTGGGGATCGCCGCGCTGCTGTGGCTGACGCCGCTGTCGCAGCGTCTCGCGCCGCGTTTCCTGCGGCATGACCGGGTGCATGAGCTGGCGCTGCGGCAGTTCCTGGCGAAGGGCATCCACCTGACCGAGGGGCGGACCGGCGTGCTGCTGTTCGTCTCGGTGGCGGACCGGATTTCCGAGGTGGTGGCGGACAAGGGCATCTATGAAAAGGTGCCGCCGGAAACCTGGGCGGAGACCAACGAGGCGCTGTTGCGGGGCCTTCGTGCCGGCGATCCGGCGCGGGCGTTCGAGGAGGCGATCGCCATCGCCGGCGCGGTGCTGGCGGCGCATTTTCCGCCCTGCCCGAAGAACCCCAATGAGCTGGACGATCGGCTGATCGAGCTTTGA
- the gatA gene encoding Asp-tRNA(Asn)/Glu-tRNA(Gln) amidotransferase subunit GatA, translated as MTALTDLTLADMAAGLRAREFSATELVGAHVAAVEGARALNAFITETPEHAFAAAKAADAALAGGSAGVLAGIPLGIKDLFATEGVETTAASDMLRGFVPRYESFVSAKLLGAGAAMLGKLNLDQFAMGSSNETSAFGNVLSPWRARNSNAALTPGGSSGGSAAAVAARLVAAATGTDTGGSIRQPAAFAGIAGIKPTYGRCSRWGIVAFASSLDQAGPMARTVTDCALLLGVMAGHDPRDSTSLDVPVPDYAAALDGDLRGKRIGIPREYRMEGMDAGLEALWQQGADWARDAGAEIVEVSLPHTAQALPTYYIVAPAEASSNLARYDGVRYGLRVTPEGGNLNDMYAATRAAGFGAEVRRRIMIGTYVLSAGYYDAYYLQAQKVRALIARDFQNVFKQCDLLLTPTAPTSAFALGSKSDDPIAMYLNDVFTVPSSLAGLPAMSVPAGLDDNGLPLGLQVIGRPLDEAGVLNAGFALERAAGFAARPDNWW; from the coding sequence ATGACCGCGCTGACCGATCTGACGCTGGCCGACATGGCGGCGGGGCTGCGGGCGCGGGAATTTTCCGCGACCGAGCTGGTGGGGGCGCATGTCGCCGCCGTGGAGGGCGCTCGGGCGCTGAACGCCTTCATCACCGAGACGCCCGAGCATGCGTTTGCCGCGGCGAAGGCGGCGGACGCGGCGCTGGCAGGCGGCAGCGCCGGGGTGCTGGCGGGGATTCCGCTGGGCATCAAGGACTTGTTCGCCACCGAGGGCGTCGAGACCACGGCGGCGTCCGACATGCTGCGCGGCTTCGTGCCGCGATATGAGAGTTTCGTCAGCGCGAAGCTGCTGGGCGCCGGCGCGGCGATGCTGGGGAAGCTGAACCTCGACCAGTTTGCCATGGGATCGTCGAACGAAACCAGTGCCTTCGGCAATGTGCTGTCGCCGTGGCGCGCCCGGAACAGCAACGCGGCGCTGACGCCGGGCGGGTCCTCGGGGGGATCGGCGGCGGCGGTGGCGGCGCGACTGGTGGCGGCGGCGACCGGCACCGACACCGGCGGCAGCATCCGGCAGCCGGCGGCGTTCGCGGGGATCGCGGGGATCAAGCCGACCTATGGGCGCTGTTCCCGCTGGGGCATCGTGGCGTTCGCCAGCAGCCTGGACCAGGCCGGGCCGATGGCGCGCACCGTCACCGATTGCGCCCTCCTGCTGGGCGTGATGGCGGGGCACGACCCGCGCGATTCGACCAGCCTGGACGTGCCCGTGCCGGATTATGCCGCGGCGCTGGATGGCGACCTGCGCGGGAAACGCATCGGCATCCCGCGCGAATATCGCATGGAGGGGATGGACGCCGGGCTGGAGGCGCTGTGGCAACAGGGCGCGGACTGGGCACGCGACGCGGGGGCGGAGATCGTGGAGGTCAGCCTGCCGCACACGGCGCAGGCGCTGCCGACCTATTATATCGTGGCGCCGGCGGAGGCGTCCTCCAACCTCGCGCGCTATGATGGCGTTCGCTATGGCCTGCGGGTGACGCCCGAGGGCGGCAACCTCAACGACATGTATGCCGCGACGCGGGCGGCGGGGTTCGGCGCGGAGGTGCGGCGGCGCATCATGATCGGCACCTATGTGCTGAGTGCCGGCTATTATGACGCATATTATCTCCAGGCGCAGAAGGTGCGGGCGCTGATCGCGCGGGATTTTCAGAACGTGTTCAAGCAATGCGACCTGCTGTTGACGCCGACCGCGCCGACCAGCGCCTTCGCGCTGGGCAGCAAGAGCGACGATCCGATCGCCATGTATCTCAATGATGTCTTCACCGTGCCGTCCTCGCTGGCGGGGTTGCCGGCGATGTCGGTGCCGGCGGGGCTGGACGACAATGGCCTGCCGCTGGGGTTGCAGGTCATCGGGCGGCCTCTGGACGAGGCGGGGGTGCTGAATGCGGGCTTTGCGCTGGAGCGGGCGGCGGGATTTGCGGCACGCCCCGACAACTGGTGGTGA
- a CDS encoding PaaI family thioesterase: MTMTDDELLQRMSTRVPPTARLLGMEMLSVSIAEGQTRMRFPVKPEFCNPMGNMQGGIIAAMLDDAAATAVIAHSGERIVVPTIEFKVSFLAPARVGGWVHVEGRVVKRGRTIAFAEADMMDETGRLLARMSTSVMPQPMPANAMLVDAG, from the coding sequence ATGACGATGACCGATGACGAGCTGCTGCAGCGCATGTCCACCCGCGTGCCGCCGACCGCGCGCTTGCTGGGGATGGAGATGCTGTCCGTCAGCATCGCGGAAGGGCAGACGCGGATGCGCTTTCCGGTGAAGCCCGAATTCTGCAACCCGATGGGCAACATGCAGGGCGGCATCATCGCGGCCATGCTGGACGATGCGGCGGCGACCGCGGTGATCGCGCACAGCGGGGAGCGGATCGTGGTGCCCACCATCGAGTTCAAGGTGAGCTTTCTGGCGCCGGCGCGGGTGGGTGGCTGGGTGCATGTGGAGGGGCGGGTGGTGAAGCGCGGGCGCACCATCGCCTTTGCCGAGGCGGACATGATGGATGAGACGGGCAGGCTGCTGGCGCGGATGAGCACCAGCGTGATGCCGCAGCCGATGCCGGCCAATGCCATGCTCGTCGACGCCGGCTGA
- the gatB gene encoding Asp-tRNA(Asn)/Glu-tRNA(Gln) amidotransferase subunit GatB, whose product MGLEVHAQVSSRSKLFSGAATDFGAEPNTQVSLVDAAMPGMLPVLNGECVRQAVRTGLALGATINRWSRFDRKNYFYADLPQGYQISQFQYPVVGEGVLPIELEDGTVKEIGIERIHLEQDAGKSVHDLAPGESYVDLNRSGVALMEIVSKPDLRSPAEAAAYVTKLRAILRAVGSCDGNMQEGSMRADVNVSVRKAGATFGTRCEIKNVNSIRFIQQAIVYEARRQVELIEEGGTVVQETRLFDPDRGETRSLRSKEDAHDYRYFPEPDLLPLELSEDFVAECLASLPELPDARAERYRTELALSPYLAAVLTADVDQSAWFETLLATSAAKAGRPQAEMAKAAANWMTGELFGALNKRGLEIAQSPVSAAQGAELLALMADGTLSGPLAKQVFEIMLETGEDPGAIAEARGLKQVNDSGAVDAAIADVMAANADKVADYRGGKDKLFGFFVGQVMKATGGKANPAMVNDRLRALLAA is encoded by the coding sequence ATGGGGCTGGAAGTGCATGCCCAGGTCAGCAGCAGGTCCAAGCTGTTCAGCGGCGCCGCCACGGATTTCGGCGCGGAACCGAACACGCAGGTCAGCCTGGTGGACGCGGCGATGCCGGGGATGCTGCCGGTGCTGAACGGCGAATGTGTTCGGCAGGCGGTGCGGACGGGACTGGCTTTGGGTGCCACCATCAACCGCTGGTCGCGGTTCGACCGGAAGAATTATTTCTACGCTGACCTGCCGCAGGGATATCAGATTTCGCAGTTCCAGTATCCGGTGGTGGGCGAAGGCGTGCTGCCGATCGAGCTGGAGGACGGGACGGTCAAGGAGATCGGCATCGAGCGCATCCACCTGGAGCAGGATGCGGGGAAGTCCGTGCATGACCTGGCGCCGGGCGAAAGCTATGTCGATCTGAACCGGTCGGGCGTGGCGCTGATGGAGATCGTCTCCAAGCCCGACCTGCGATCGCCGGCGGAGGCCGCCGCCTATGTCACGAAGCTGCGGGCGATCCTGCGGGCGGTGGGAAGCTGTGACGGCAACATGCAGGAAGGATCGATGCGCGCCGACGTGAATGTGTCGGTCAGGAAGGCCGGCGCGACGTTCGGCACGCGCTGCGAGATCAAGAATGTGAACAGCATCCGTTTCATCCAGCAGGCCATCGTTTACGAGGCGCGGCGGCAGGTGGAGCTGATCGAGGAGGGCGGCACCGTCGTGCAGGAGACGCGGCTGTTCGATCCCGACCGGGGCGAGACGCGGTCGCTGCGGTCGAAAGAGGATGCGCACGACTATCGTTACTTCCCGGAACCCGACCTGCTGCCGCTGGAGCTGAGCGAGGATTTCGTGGCGGAATGCCTGGCGAGCCTGCCCGAGCTGCCCGATGCCCGCGCGGAACGGTATCGGACGGAACTGGCGCTTTCCCCCTATCTGGCCGCGGTGCTGACGGCGGACGTCGACCAGTCCGCCTGGTTCGAGACGCTGCTGGCGACCAGCGCGGCGAAGGCCGGCCGGCCGCAGGCGGAGATGGCGAAGGCGGCGGCGAACTGGATGACCGGGGAGCTGTTCGGCGCGCTGAACAAACGCGGGCTGGAGATCGCGCAGTCGCCGGTGTCGGCCGCCCAGGGCGCGGAGCTGCTGGCGCTGATGGCGGATGGCACGCTGTCCGGCCCGCTGGCGAAGCAGGTTTTCGAGATCATGCTGGAGACCGGCGAGGATCCGGGCGCGATTGCCGAGGCCCGCGGGCTGAAACAGGTGAACGACAGCGGCGCGGTGGACGCGGCGATCGCCGATGTGATGGCGGCCAATGCCGACAAGGTGGCGGACTATCGCGGCGGCAAGGACAAGCTGTTCGGCTTTTTCGTGGGCCAGGTGATGAAGGCGACCGGCGGCAAGGCGAATCCGGCGATGGTCAACGACCGGCTGAGGGCGCTGCTGGCGGCGTGA
- the murI gene encoding glutamate racemase gives MLLFDSGIGGLSVLREVTRALPQAPLVYAADTAGFPYGVKSEMEVATRVSAWLGRLAERLRPSLVVIACNTASVIALAHVRAVLDVGVVGTVPAIKPAAEASVSRVIGVLGTPSTVRQPYVDALSARFAADCTVLRHGSSALVALAEAHLRGEATADADYRAALEGLLMQPGGDAMDVVVLACTHFPLVAERLAAVAPRPLRFVDGAAGIARRTAHLLAGRHWPAPGGHRAIATGAVPGLERYAPALKAFGLPPFEVF, from the coding sequence GTGCTGCTGTTCGATTCGGGGATCGGCGGCCTTTCGGTGCTGCGGGAGGTGACGCGAGCGCTGCCGCAGGCGCCGCTGGTCTATGCCGCCGATACCGCCGGTTTTCCCTATGGCGTGAAAAGCGAGATGGAGGTGGCGACACGGGTATCGGCCTGGCTGGGGCGGCTCGCCGAGCGGCTGCGGCCCTCGCTGGTGGTCATCGCCTGCAACACCGCGAGCGTGATCGCGCTGGCGCATGTGCGCGCCGTGCTGGATGTCGGCGTGGTGGGCACGGTGCCGGCGATCAAGCCGGCGGCGGAAGCGTCGGTGAGCCGGGTGATCGGGGTGCTGGGGACGCCGTCGACGGTGCGGCAACCCTATGTCGATGCGCTGTCGGCGCGGTTCGCCGCCGATTGCACGGTGCTGCGCCACGGCAGCAGCGCGCTGGTGGCGCTGGCGGAGGCGCACCTTCGGGGCGAGGCGACGGCGGATGCCGATTATCGCGCGGCGCTGGAGGGGCTGCTGATGCAGCCGGGGGGCGACGCGATGGACGTGGTGGTGCTGGCCTGCACGCATTTTCCGCTGGTGGCGGAGCGCCTGGCGGCGGTGGCGCCGCGGCCGTTGCGCTTCGTGGATGGGGCGGCGGGAATCGCGCGGCGGACGGCGCATCTGCTGGCCGGGCGGCACTGGCCGGCGCCGGGTGGTCACCGCGCGATTGCGACAGGGGCGGTGCCGGGGCTGGAGCGCTATGCACCGGCCCTGAAAGCTTTTGGCCTGCCCCCGTTCGAGGTGTTCTGA
- a CDS encoding antitoxin Xre/MbcA/ParS toxin-binding domain-containing protein: MATAFAPPVSNALDGVVDTLRLTQAEIARAAGLPRETLARKERLHSPSAQARLRLLADILTRASAWTGGPLAAFAWYRSQPLPSFGDMTAEDLVRAGRGEAVRDYLSRIAVGGYA; the protein is encoded by the coding sequence ATGGCAACCGCCTTTGCCCCACCAGTGTCGAACGCGCTCGATGGCGTCGTCGATACGTTGCGGCTGACACAGGCCGAAATCGCCCGTGCGGCCGGCCTCCCACGCGAGACGCTCGCCCGCAAGGAACGGCTGCACAGCCCGTCTGCCCAGGCCCGCCTCCGGTTGCTCGCCGATATCCTTACCCGCGCCTCGGCCTGGACTGGCGGGCCGCTCGCCGCCTTTGCCTGGTATCGCTCCCAGCCCCTCCCCTCCTTCGGCGACATGACCGCCGAGGATCTGGTCCGCGCCGGGCGGGGCGAGGCGGTGCGCGACTATCTCAGCCGCATCGCGGTGGGCGGTTACGCCTGA
- a CDS encoding thiol-disulfide oxidoreductase DCC family protein — protein sequence MTVTLWYDGACPLCSREIALLRRLDTRRQVHFIDLADPSAACPLEPAAMLARFHAREDTGPLLSGAAAFAAVWRALPLLRPLGVAAQWPPLLRLLERAYVAFLGVRPRLQRWLTPPAAPSAGR from the coding sequence ATGACGGTCACCCTCTGGTATGATGGCGCCTGCCCGCTGTGCTCGCGGGAGATCGCGCTGCTGCGCCGGCTCGACACACGACGCCAGGTGCATTTCATCGATCTTGCCGACCCAAGCGCCGCCTGTCCGCTCGAGCCTGCGGCCATGCTGGCCCGCTTCCACGCCCGCGAGGACACGGGCCCGCTGCTCTCCGGCGCGGCCGCTTTCGCCGCCGTGTGGCGCGCGCTGCCACTGCTGCGGCCGCTCGGTGTGGCGGCGCAATGGCCGCCGTTGCTGCGCCTGCTCGAACGCGCCTATGTCGCTTTCCTGGGCGTGCGCCCGCGCCTGCAACGCTGGCTCACGCCGCCAGCAGCGCCCTCAGCCGGTCGTTGA
- a CDS encoding protein adenylyltransferase SelO family protein: MVTDPRLPHFRPSRAILALEELLCDVVAAAEFPQAILRYRNQAAAREVGLDPLSDGEWVQHFGRFEPLNGSLCRPRALRYHGHQFRHYNPELGDGRGFLFAQMLDSRGRLMDLGTKGSGTTPWSRRGDGRLTLKGAVREILATEMLAALGVTTSRTFSVIETGEALERGDEPSPTRSAVLVRLSHGHIRYGSFQRLAALEDDGGLAALTHYVLDHFADGADRSSPYAALMDHAVAGAARLVAEWHVAGFVHGVLNTDNINITGESFDYGPWRFLPAWDMGFTAAYFDQFGLYAFGRQAEALHWNLFQLAGALKRVAPVDDLIPALKTWPERVAANSRRQALWRLGLEPQDEAADIALLMAWESALAASGVQPDRAWFDWRGGRRRQGYDGAAWAVFAEKVADHPAVPGALDHPYWADPAPCTMLIEEVEALWRPIAEVDDWAPLNAKIAAIRRMGTAHLTSLQCPSQPSILPS; this comes from the coding sequence ATGGTGACCGATCCGCGCCTGCCCCATTTTCGCCCGTCCCGCGCCATCCTGGCGCTGGAAGAACTGCTGTGCGACGTCGTGGCCGCGGCGGAGTTCCCGCAAGCCATCCTGCGCTATCGCAACCAGGCGGCCGCCCGCGAGGTGGGCCTGGACCCGCTGTCGGACGGCGAATGGGTGCAGCATTTCGGCCGTTTCGAGCCGCTGAACGGCAGCCTCTGCCGCCCGCGCGCGCTGCGCTATCACGGCCACCAGTTCCGCCACTACAACCCCGAGCTGGGGGACGGCCGCGGTTTCCTGTTCGCGCAGATGCTCGATTCGCGGGGCCGGCTGATGGACCTGGGCACCAAGGGCAGCGGCACCACGCCGTGGAGCCGGCGCGGCGACGGCCGGCTGACGCTGAAGGGCGCGGTGCGCGAAATCCTGGCGACGGAGATGCTGGCGGCGCTGGGGGTCACCACCAGCCGCACCTTCAGCGTGATCGAAACCGGCGAGGCGCTGGAGCGCGGCGACGAACCCTCACCCACCCGCAGCGCCGTCCTCGTCCGCCTCAGCCACGGCCATATCCGCTATGGCAGTTTCCAGCGGCTGGCGGCGCTGGAGGATGACGGCGGTCTGGCGGCGCTGACGCATTATGTGCTCGACCATTTCGCGGACGGCGCGGACAGGTCATCGCCCTATGCCGCCCTGATGGACCATGCCGTCGCCGGCGCCGCGCGGCTGGTCGCGGAATGGCATGTCGCCGGCTTCGTCCACGGCGTCCTCAATACTGACAACATCAACATCACCGGCGAAAGCTTCGACTATGGCCCGTGGCGCTTCCTGCCCGCCTGGGACATGGGATTCACTGCGGCCTATTTCGACCAGTTCGGCCTCTACGCCTTCGGACGGCAGGCGGAGGCGCTGCACTGGAACCTGTTCCAGCTCGCCGGCGCGCTCAAACGGGTGGCGCCGGTCGATGACCTCATCCCCGCGCTGAAGACCTGGCCCGAGCGCGTTGCCGCGAACAGCCGCCGCCAGGCGCTGTGGCGACTGGGCCTGGAGCCGCAGGACGAGGCGGCCGACATCGCCCTGCTGATGGCGTGGGAGAGCGCGCTGGCGGCCAGCGGCGTGCAGCCCGACCGCGCCTGGTTCGACTGGCGCGGCGGGCGGCGCAGGCAAGGCTATGACGGCGCGGCGTGGGCAGTGTTCGCGGAAAAGGTCGCCGACCATCCCGCCGTCCCCGGTGCGCTTGACCATCCCTATTGGGCCGACCCCGCCCCCTGCACCATGCTGATCGAGGAGGTCGAAGCGCTCTGGCGCCCCATCGCCGAGGTCGACGACTGGGCGCCCCTGAATGCGAAAATCGCCGCCATCCGCCGCATGGGGACGGCGCACTTGACGTCCTTGCAATGCCCCTCACAGCCATCTATCTTGCCATCCTAG
- a CDS encoding acyltransferase family protein translates to MSLTGPSHRFEVLDALRGLCALLVCLFHFRVNSPVADWALVRESWLFVDFFFVLSGFVIACTYRQRLADGFGLLRFMGLRFGRVYPLHLFMLGLFVLSEAIGLSGVGASVMERDVFTGHTSLESLGLNILLLHSFHTTGGLTWNEPSWSIATEFWTYGLFAVAVVACGRWLNAALLAAVVACALLLLTLTDHGVNVTWDFGMIRCVYGFSLGVLAWALWPRVAAWRPGATPGTVAELAMVALLLLLVPLLGGNPANILLPPLFMAAVLLFAHEAGAVSRLLRRPLFQWLGLLSFSIYMVHALVQARFDDLLKLIERATGATLLTPMLHAGKMVDYAGATPVQGTLLLFVMLALVVGISYLTYRFVEVPGQLWARRRFGAKARQQA, encoded by the coding sequence ATGTCGTTGACTGGTCCGTCGCACCGTTTCGAGGTGCTCGATGCGCTGCGCGGACTGTGCGCCCTGTTGGTGTGCCTGTTCCATTTCCGGGTGAACAGCCCGGTCGCCGACTGGGCCCTGGTGCGCGAAAGCTGGCTGTTCGTGGATTTCTTCTTCGTGCTGTCGGGCTTTGTCATTGCCTGCACCTATCGCCAGCGGCTGGCGGACGGGTTCGGGCTGCTGCGCTTCATGGGGCTGCGGTTCGGGCGCGTCTATCCGCTGCATTTGTTCATGCTGGGGCTTTTCGTGCTGTCGGAAGCCATCGGGTTGAGCGGCGTGGGGGCGAGCGTGATGGAGCGCGACGTGTTCACCGGCCACACCAGCCTCGAATCGCTGGGTCTCAACATCCTGCTGCTGCACAGTTTCCACACCACGGGCGGGCTGACCTGGAACGAGCCGAGCTGGAGCATCGCCACCGAGTTCTGGACCTATGGCCTGTTCGCCGTGGCGGTGGTCGCCTGCGGGCGCTGGCTGAACGCCGCGCTGCTGGCCGCGGTGGTGGCCTGTGCCCTGCTGCTGCTGACGCTGACCGACCATGGCGTCAACGTGACCTGGGATTTCGGCATGATCCGCTGCGTCTATGGCTTTTCGCTGGGGGTGTTGGCCTGGGCCCTATGGCCGCGTGTGGCGGCCTGGCGGCCGGGGGCGACCCCGGGCACGGTGGCGGAGCTGGCGATGGTGGCGCTGCTGCTGCTGCTGGTGCCGCTCTTGGGCGGCAACCCGGCGAACATCCTGCTGCCGCCGCTGTTCATGGCCGCGGTGCTGCTGTTCGCGCACGAGGCGGGGGCGGTCAGCCGGCTGCTGCGGCGGCCGCTGTTCCAGTGGCTGGGGCTGCTGTCCTTCTCCATCTACATGGTGCACGCGCTGGTGCAGGCGCGGTTCGACGACCTGCTGAAGCTGATCGAGCGGGCAACCGGCGCGACGCTGCTGACACCGATGCTCCATGCCGGAAAAATGGTGGATTATGCCGGCGCGACGCCGGTGCAGGGCACGCTGCTGCTGTTCGTGATGCTGGCGCTGGTGGTCGGAATCTCCTATCTGACCTACCGGTTTGTCGAGGTGCCGGGCCAGCTTTGGGCGCGGCGGCGGTTCGGCGCGAAGGCGAGGCAGCAGGCGTGA